Genomic DNA from Salinibacter pepae:
ACAGTCCGATGGCCACAGGTGATCGCGTTCAGGTCATACTCGAGTGCACGGAGGAGCCGGGAACGTCGCGCTACCACACGACGAAGAACCGGAAGAACACCTCCGACCGGCTCGAGCTCATGAAGTACAACCCCGTCCTCCAGAAGCATACCCTTCACCGAGAGAAGAAATAAGCCATGGCAGACCAGAGCACATCCGCCTCGCGCAAGATGGCGAAGCTCATCGTTGCCGAGGAAAAAGAAGACGGCAACTACGGCTTCCGCGAGAAAATCATCCCCCTCGACGACGTTGAGGAGGAGCTTGAAGAGGCCAAGGAGTTAACCTAGACGGGCGCCCACCGCCACTCGGGGCGTGGCGCAGTCTGGCAGCGCACCTGCTTTGGGGGCAGGTGGTCGCCGGTTCGAATCCGGCCGCCCCGACACCCACCCCCTAGAGCCGCTCCGTGTGATCGATAGCGCTCCATGTTTCGCTCTGCGCCCGTAGCTCAGTTGGATAGAGCAGCGGACTTCAACAGGAGCGTCCACGTGGCGACGCGTGGACTGCACGGTGCCGTAACGGGGAATCCTGTGAAATGGCAACCCCGTGGAAACTCAAGGGGACGACCTTGAGGCTCCGTAGAGACTGTACGCATCGCGCCCCGGGCGTCTCCGGGACGAAGAGACAGTCCAGGCCACAAATCCCGAGTGTCATCGGGAGCAGCGAAAGCTGCAGTGGTAGGCTAATCCGCAGGCCGCAGGTTCGAATCCTGCCGGGCGTACACTTCGGGCCGTCGTTCTCGCCCTGAGGAGAGGAACTCAGTCCGGAATCTCCTCATTACAATATTGAGACACACCTTGGTGACGTGGCCGAGTGGTCAGGCAGAGGCCTGCAAAGCCTCCTACGGCGGTTCGAATCCGCCCGTCACCTCCTGCAGGCGCCCCTGGGCTCGGCCCGGCGGGCGCTTTTCGTCGTTCACGCCCCTCTGCCGATATTTGTGCCGGGAACCGGACAGCCGATGCCCTTCCGTTCCACGGCCACAGAGAATCCACGGCCACGGAGAAAGCCTCGAACTGCTTGAAGGGTGAGCCCCGACGGCGCGCCGCAGTGTGCGCTAGAAGGGCGCGTCGTCCTCGAAGGAGCCGCCCCCGCCCGCGTTCCCGTCGGGGGGCATGGGGGCAGAGCCGTCGCCCTGGGGCGGGCCGCCCCCGGGATTGTCGTACTGGGTGGTGAGGGGCTCGAAGCGGGCGTACTGGTCGACGAACGCCAGCTCGACGGAGCCGATGGGGCCGTTGCGCTGCTTCCCCACAATGATCTCGGCGATCCCTTCGGTGGAGTTGCCCTGCTCGTCGACCGTGATGCCGTAGCGCTCGGCCCGGTAGATAAACGAGACCACGTCGGCGTCCTGCTCGATCGAGCCCGACTCGCGGAGGTCCGAAAGCTGGGGGCGCTTGTCGCCGCCCCGATTCTCGACGGCGCGGTTGAGCTGAGAGAGGGCGATGACGGGAATGTCGAGCTCCTTGGCCAGGCCCTTGAGCGAGCGGGAGATGTGGGCGATTTCCTGCTCGCGGTTGGCCCCGCTGCGCAGGTTGGCGCCGGAGGCCTGCATGAGCTGCAGGTAGTCGACCACGACCAGCCCGAGTTCGTGTTCGGCCTTCAGGCGGCGGCACTTGGCGCGGAGCTCCAGCACGCTGAGGCCCGGGGTGTCGTCGATGTAGATGTCCGCGTCGCTGAGGGCCCCAGCCGCCCGGGCCAGGCGTTGCCAGTCGTCGTCCTTCATCCGGCCCGTGCGGGCCCGGTGCGCGTCCACACGGGCCTCGGAGGTGAGCATGCGCTGGGCGAGCTGCTGCGCGCCCATCTCCAGCGAAAAGATCGCCACGCCCGTCGACCGCTCCGGGTGCGTGGCGGCGTTCTGGGCCGACGCGAGCGCGAAAGCAGTGTTGTGTGTGACCGTCCCGTCCCCCAGCAGAAATCGGCCGTTCCCGTCGAGCGTGAAGCCGTAGTAGTTCCCCACCCCGTCGGGTTCAACCTTGATCCCCGTCACCCGCCAGTCGCGGAAGTCGGTCCAGGGGGCAGCTTGCTTGCGCTCAACACGGACTGGAATCTCGTCGACGTTTCCGTTGAATCGGACACGATGACCCTCGGACGCATGGCCCGTTTCTGCAATCCCGGCCGTTTTTTGCGTGAGTGAGGTTCGGTAGCCGAGCGTGTCGCAAAGAAACTTGATGTCCTGAGCGAGCTTTTCGCTCGACTGCGTAATCTCGTAGGTCCCTCCGTGCCCGTCGTTGAGGTGGCCGTCGCTGTCGATGAGGCCGGCCAGAAGACGAAGCCGCTTCCCACGAGAATTGCCGAGGTAAAGTTGGGGAATGTGCTTGTCGCCCAGAACGCCCAGTGCACGCAGGGCGCCCTGTACAGATTCGCGGGTGGCCATCGCTCCGCCTCGATCTCCACTCTTCACGAGGTAGGCGGGGCAGCGGCGGTGCTCGTCCGAGGCGCTGACCGTATCCCCGCGCTTTTCGGCAATCTCTTGGAGTCCCGTGCTGACCTCGTCGTCAGTGGTGTAGATGCGGGCGTTGTCCGACTTCCCGTCTCCGAGCCAGAGACCCAGAAAATAAGGATCGAGTGGAACGGGCTGATCGGGAAACTCCGCGGCGACCTTGAACCCCTTGTTGTCATCCTTCCACTTCTCGGACTGGTCGAGGTAGTCGCGGACTGAGATATCGGCAATTGCCCCCCGGTCGCGCGCCCCCTCTTGACGGCTCTTCTTGAGAGAAAGGATGTGGCTCTCGTTCACGCGGTAGTCCATTCCCTGCTTCTGACGAACCCAGTACATCTCTTCCCGGCCGCGAGCGAGAGACCGCACGGTCCGCGGCGTCCCGTCGTCTCCCATGAGCCGATCGCCGACCTCCACCTTCTCCACGGGCTTCGTGCGTCCGTCGTACATCATCACCGGTGTGCCTTTCCCCAGGCACTTTCCCATGGAGGGGCGGGCCGCAATGATGATAAGGTCGGAGTCCTGCCAGCCGCTCGTCAGGTCGTCGAGCTTGGGGAAGCCGCTGGGCACGCCCGTGATGCCGCCGTCCTGGCCGTGGATGGTCTCGAGGCGCTCCAGGGTGTCCTTCACCACCTCGTTCATCGGGGCGGCGGCCTTGCGGAGCTGGTTGTCCGAGATCTGAAAGATCTTGCTCTCCGCCTCGTCGAGCAGCTCGAAGGCATCGGCCCCCGGGTCGTAGGCCTTCTGCACGACCGTCGTCATCGTCTCGATCATGCGGCGGAGCAGCGACTTCTCCGCGATGATGCGGGCGTGGTACTCCACGTTCGCCGCGGAGGCGACCTGTGTGGTGAGCTCGGTCAGGTAGTAGGCGCCCCCAATCTCCTCCAGCTTGTCGCGGCGCCGCAGCTCCTCGGTGAGGGTGACGAGGTCTACGGGGTTGCCCCGCTCGAAGAGGTCCTGGATGCAGCCGTAGATGCTCTGGTGCTTGCTCTCGTAGAAGGCATCCGACGGAAGGATCTCGATGGCCTGCGGAATGGCCTCCCGCTCGATGAGCATGGCGCCGAGGACGGACTTCTCCACGTCAACGGCCTGCGGCGGGACGCGCCCCGACTGCTCGTGGACCGCCTGGGCCTGTTCGCGCTGCTGCTCGCCCGTGCCGCCTCGCATCTTTTCGAGGGGGTAGGACGACCGGGACGACTCGTCAATATTGAACCGCTGGGAGTCGTCGTTTTCAGCCATGAACGGAGGGAAAAAGACTTGGGGAGAAAAAAAGACGCATCCGCTCGCAGGGTCCAGAGGCCGGGAACACTCCTCGGACAAGGAGACCGGCGCGGGGGCGATCAGGTTTCGTCCGTCAACCTTCGTCCGTCAACCTTCGTCCGTCAACTGGTCGTAGCGGGTACGGAGCAGCTTGACGTCCTCCCACGTCGGCCGCTTCCACTGCGAGTTACGCAGGAGGGCGGCCGGGTGGTAGGTCGCCATCAGGGGGATGCCGTAGAAGTCGTGCTCCTGATCCCGCAGGTTGGAGAGGGAGGAGCTCCGATCCAGAAGCGTGTTGCCGGCCACCTTGCCCACGGTGAGAATGATCTTCGGACGGAGCAGCGCGATCTGCTTGTAGAGCACCGGCAGGTGCGCGTCGATTTCTTCCGACTTCGGGTTGCGGTTGCGAGGGGGGCGGCTTTTCAGGATGTTGGTGATGTAGACGTCCTCCCGCTCGAAGTTGATCGCGTCGAGAATCTTATCGAGGAGCTGCCCGGCCCGGCCGACGAACGGTTCGCCCTCTTCGTCCTCGTTGCGTCCGGGCGCCTCCCCGATGATAACGAGGTCGGCCTCCGGGTCCCCCACGCCAAAGACGGGGTTTTCCCGATCCTCGTCGATGGGCACGAGCACGTTGTCGGCGAAGTACTGCTCCACCTCCTCCAGCGTGTCGGCGTCCTTGTACGGGGCGTCGTCGGGGATGAGGGCCTCGATGCGCTCCGGGGGAGGCAGGGAGGGGTCCTCGGCGGGGTCTACCTGGTTGCCAAACAGATCGTAGTTGGGCATATCGGGATCGGGTCCAGCGTCGTCGGGGGCAGTGTGTGAGGGCGTGTCGGTTTCGGGAGGGGGCGCGTCGGGCGACGGAGACGGTGTGGCCT
This window encodes:
- the rpmG gene encoding 50S ribosomal protein L33 — translated: MATGDRVQVILECTEEPGTSRYHTTKNRKNTSDRLELMKYNPVLQKHTLHREKK
- the dnaB gene encoding replicative DNA helicase codes for the protein MAENDDSQRFNIDESSRSSYPLEKMRGGTGEQQREQAQAVHEQSGRVPPQAVDVEKSVLGAMLIEREAIPQAIEILPSDAFYESKHQSIYGCIQDLFERGNPVDLVTLTEELRRRDKLEEIGGAYYLTELTTQVASAANVEYHARIIAEKSLLRRMIETMTTVVQKAYDPGADAFELLDEAESKIFQISDNQLRKAAAPMNEVVKDTLERLETIHGQDGGITGVPSGFPKLDDLTSGWQDSDLIIIAARPSMGKCLGKGTPVMMYDGRTKPVEKVEVGDRLMGDDGTPRTVRSLARGREEMYWVRQKQGMDYRVNESHILSLKKSRQEGARDRGAIADISVRDYLDQSEKWKDDNKGFKVAAEFPDQPVPLDPYFLGLWLGDGKSDNARIYTTDDEVSTGLQEIAEKRGDTVSASDEHRRCPAYLVKSGDRGGAMATRESVQGALRALGVLGDKHIPQLYLGNSRGKRLRLLAGLIDSDGHLNDGHGGTYEITQSSEKLAQDIKFLCDTLGYRTSLTQKTAGIAETGHASEGHRVRFNGNVDEIPVRVERKQAAPWTDFRDWRVTGIKVEPDGVGNYYGFTLDGNGRFLLGDGTVTHNTAFALASAQNAATHPERSTGVAIFSLEMGAQQLAQRMLTSEARVDAHRARTGRMKDDDWQRLARAAGALSDADIYIDDTPGLSVLELRAKCRRLKAEHELGLVVVDYLQLMQASGANLRSGANREQEIAHISRSLKGLAKELDIPVIALSQLNRAVENRGGDKRPQLSDLRESGSIEQDADVVSFIYRAERYGITVDEQGNSTEGIAEIIVGKQRNGPIGSVELAFVDQYARFEPLTTQYDNPGGGPPQGDGSAPMPPDGNAGGGGSFEDDAPF
- a CDS encoding uracil-DNA glycosylase, giving the protein MHDLLRELRAIVEHERALHGDLLPVPPAEDATEATPSPSPDAPPPETDTPSHTAPDDAGPDPDMPNYDLFGNQVDPAEDPSLPPPERIEALIPDDAPYKDADTLEEVEQYFADNVLVPIDEDRENPVFGVGDPEADLVIIGEAPGRNEDEEGEPFVGRAGQLLDKILDAINFEREDVYITNILKSRPPRNRNPKSEEIDAHLPVLYKQIALLRPKIILTVGKVAGNTLLDRSSSLSNLRDQEHDFYGIPLMATYHPAALLRNSQWKRPTWEDVKLLRTRYDQLTDEG